Proteins from a single region of Arctopsyche grandis isolate Sample6627 chromosome 1, ASM5162203v2, whole genome shotgun sequence:
- the LOC143923181 gene encoding kelch-like protein 25 has translation MADVVINEEYAVSLNKFLYECMVKKEHCEFMIQEDDDDDSSKSIYANAGVLAFKSKLFNNSEGLDVSLIMKYTQSVLDAVLKYCYTGEISVIDSEREQFIEFAKDIGIDTTHMYSKEDLTNCWDILKNSTDSNLKKKAMNLIIEKFWAVYKTSDFLSLPASTVIEIISSDDLVTLSEEYVFKAVRLWVKTDFETRKIHLPDLFKCLRLSAVSLENLSDTVLQYYSEYPDLVQVIGEAIESLSSNKSNKTDKSRKKSSKLIVVSSDESKGKDTIEIYDDEKNAWTQSKDCQFERSQFATVLLDDRMLIIGGSKDSNSGEKTVDYIDFKDGQKYTLNPLKNSRYEHAAVVLELESSTDVYAIGGRVEKTKFLSSVEKWNSNTLEWEVEKNPLLTPVAKHSAIVVNGKIFVTGGVTYKDNKEMIVDDLQMYSPEYELVEWTNFKEMPRKRHSHSSAQISGKIIVVGGRGEGNDIITAVDSYHIGLNKWTTYCDLPSPQTSSSIYMFGDKFLAIGGNLEPLETYTEYSATDKTYKKVLANLNTQRSSPLIMHVPYTAMLFN, from the exons ATGGCTGATGTTGTAATTAATGAAGAATATGCTGTCTCGCTGAATAAATTCTTATATGAGTGTATGGTGAAAAAGGAACATTGCGAATTTATGATCCAAGAAGATGACGACGATGATAGTTCCAAAAG tatttatgCAAATGCCGGCGTTTTAGCTTTCAAGAGTAAACTATTTAATAATAGTGAAGGTCTAGATGTCAgtttaattatgaaatataCCCAAAGCGTTCTGGATGCAGTTTTGAAATATTGCTACACTGGCGAAATAT cCGTCATCGACAGTGAGCGTGAACAATTCATAGAATTTGCTAAAGATATCGGAATCGATACAACCCATATGTATTCGAAAGAAGATCTTACAAATTGTTgggatattttgaaaaattcaacggattcaaatttgaaaaagaAAGCAATGAATTTGATTATAGAGAAATTTTGGGCA GTGTATAAAACTTCCGATTTTCTCTCTCTGCCAGCTTCTACAGTGATTGAAATCATCTCTTCCGATGATTTAGTCACCCTTTCCGAGGAATACGTCTTCAAGGCAGTGAGATTGTGGGTCAAAACCGATTTCGAAACGCGTAAAATACATTTACCTGATTTGTTCAAATGTTTGAGACTCTCTGCCGTGTCATTGGAG AATTTATCTGATACAGTTCTGCAATACTACAGTGAATATCCAGATCTCGTCCAAGTCATAGGTGAAGCCATTGAATCTCTTTCTTCAAACAAATCTAACAAAACAGAtaagagtcgtaaaaaatcgtCAAAATTGATCGTCGTTAGTTCCGATGAATCCAAA GGAAAAGATACGATCGAGATATACGATGATGAGAAAAATGCATGGACTCAATCTAAAGATTGCCAATTCGAGAGGAGTCAATTCGCAACTGTTCTTCTCGATGATCGAATGTTGATCATTGGCGGGTCGAAGGACTCTAATTCTGGAGAGAAAACT GTGGATTATATTGATTTCAAAGACGGCCAAAAGTATACATTAAATCCATTGAAAAACAGTCGCTATGAACATGCTGCAGTTGTGTTGGAATTGGAATCTTCTACTGATGTGTATGCGATCGGTGGTAGAGTTGAAAAGACCAAATTTCTGTCCTCAGTAGAAAA GTGGAATAGCAATACACTTGAATGGGAAGTTGAGAAAAATCCATTGCTGACTCCTGTCGCTAAGCATTCCGCTATTGTTGTTAATGGTAAGATATTTGTAACTGGCGGTGTTACATACAAGGATAATAAAGAAATGATTGTCGATGATCTTCAAATGTATTCACCTGAATACGAACTAGTTGAATGGACTAATTTTAAGGAGATGCCTCGCAAAAGACATTCGCAttca AGTGCTCAAATTTCTGGAAAAATTATAGTAGTCGGGGGTCGTGGAGAAGGAAATGATATTATAACGGCCGTCGATTCTTATCATATCGGTTTAAATAAATGGACTACGTATTGCGATTTGCCAAGTCCTCAAACGAGTAGCAGCATATATATGTTCGGTGACAAATTCTTGGCCATAG GTGGAAATCTCGAGCCTCTAGAGACTTATACAGAATATAGTGCAACCGACAAAACATATAAAAAGGTTTTGGCCAATCTCAACACTCAAAGATCCTCACCTCTTATAATGCATGTGCCATATACTGCAATGCTGTTTAACTAA